A DNA window from Actinomadura coerulea contains the following coding sequences:
- a CDS encoding TetR/AcrR family transcriptional regulator, with protein MGNREDLLEAAVRCIQEKGYAKTTLRDIAGVAGVSMAAVGYHYGSTEKLLNLALVRAIENWSATFGQVLADGEPADQDGHTGFWQRIIDSLNDHDRTALASFEAFVQSQRVPELRAQIAASQREGRRGMAAMATGTSEEAVTERAARTIGSVQLALITGLMAQWMTDPEHAPTASEVVEGLKALSSSLA; from the coding sequence ATGGGAAACCGGGAGGACCTCTTGGAAGCGGCGGTTCGATGCATCCAGGAGAAGGGCTACGCCAAGACGACGCTGCGTGACATCGCGGGCGTCGCGGGCGTCAGCATGGCCGCGGTGGGCTACCACTACGGGTCGACCGAGAAGCTGCTCAACCTGGCGCTCGTCCGGGCCATCGAGAACTGGTCCGCGACCTTCGGGCAGGTCCTGGCCGACGGCGAGCCCGCGGATCAGGACGGCCACACGGGATTCTGGCAGCGGATCATCGACTCCCTGAACGATCACGACCGCACCGCACTCGCCAGCTTCGAGGCCTTCGTGCAGTCCCAGCGCGTGCCCGAGCTGCGCGCGCAGATCGCGGCCAGCCAGCGCGAAGGGCGCCGCGGGATGGCCGCCATGGCCACCGGAACATCCGAGGAGGCCGTGACCGAGCGGGCGGCCCGCACCATCGGCTCGGTCCAGCTGGCGCTGATCACCGGGTTGATGGCGCAGTGGATGACCGATCCGGAGCACGCTCCGACCGCCTCCGAGGTGGTCGAAGGCCTCAAAGCCCTCAGCTCGTCCCTGGCCTGA
- a CDS encoding ABC transporter ATP-binding protein encodes MPTDALRLNAVRKIYGTGPAAVTALDGLSLTLPAGTFTAVMGPSGSGKSTLLQCAAGLDVPTAGSVVVGGVEMSGRREAELTRLRREQIGFVFQHFNLLPTLTALQNVTLPLRLAGKRADLAAAAAVLAQVGLDGRQGHRPAQLSGGQQQRVAIARALVTGPSVIFADEPTGALDTRSAREVLRLLAGTVSEQGRTVVMVTHDPVAASYAGSVLFLADGRIVGHLTGPTPDAVAERMTHLGELAERQRAAQAGPISEAV; translated from the coding sequence ATGCCCACTGACGCGCTACGGCTGAACGCCGTTCGCAAGATCTACGGAACCGGGCCTGCCGCCGTGACCGCCCTTGACGGGCTGTCCCTGACGCTGCCCGCCGGTACCTTCACCGCTGTCATGGGCCCGTCCGGCTCGGGCAAGAGCACCCTGCTGCAGTGCGCGGCCGGGCTGGACGTCCCGACCGCAGGCAGCGTCGTCGTCGGCGGTGTGGAGATGTCCGGGCGCAGGGAGGCCGAACTCACCCGCCTGCGCCGCGAGCAGATCGGTTTCGTGTTCCAGCACTTCAACCTGCTACCCACACTGACCGCGCTGCAGAACGTGACCCTTCCGCTGCGCCTGGCCGGCAAGCGGGCCGACCTGGCCGCCGCCGCGGCGGTGCTGGCCCAGGTTGGGCTGGACGGTCGACAGGGGCATCGTCCAGCCCAGCTTTCGGGCGGCCAGCAGCAGCGGGTCGCGATCGCCCGGGCACTGGTCACCGGTCCCAGCGTCATCTTCGCCGACGAGCCGACGGGCGCGCTGGACACCCGCAGCGCCCGCGAGGTGCTGCGGCTGCTGGCCGGCACCGTGTCGGAGCAGGGGCGGACGGTGGTGATGGTCACCCATGACCCGGTCGCCGCCTCCTACGCCGGATCGGTGCTCTTCCTGGCCGACGGCAGGATCGTCGGACACCTGACCGGCCCGACCCCCGACGCGGTGGCCGAACGCATGACCCACCTGGGCGAACTCGCCGAGCGGCAGCGCGCCGCCCAGGCCGGCCCGATCTCGGAAGCGGTCTGA